One Sulfolobus sp. S-194 DNA segment encodes these proteins:
- a CDS encoding peroxiredoxin, producing MKVGDKAPLFEGITDTGEKFSLADYIGKHNIVLYFYPKDDTPGCTREACAFRDNWNLLQGYDVVIIGISSDDVESHKKFKQKYNLPFILVSDPDKKIRELYDAKGFILPARITFVIDKKGIIRHIYNSQLNPENHVKEALKALEMLKKEEESIS from the coding sequence ATGAAAGTCGGAGATAAGGCACCACTATTTGAGGGAATAACTGATACTGGAGAAAAGTTTTCTTTAGCCGATTATATAGGTAAGCATAATATTGTACTTTACTTCTACCCTAAGGATGATACTCCTGGATGTACAAGGGAAGCTTGTGCATTTAGGGATAATTGGAATCTTCTTCAAGGCTATGATGTGGTAATTATAGGAATAAGTTCTGACGATGTGGAGTCTCATAAAAAATTTAAGCAAAAGTATAATTTACCGTTTATACTTGTCAGCGACCCAGATAAGAAAATCAGAGAATTATATGATGCAAAGGGGTTTATTTTACCGGCTAGGATTACATTTGTAATTGATAAAAAAGGAATTATACGCCATATCTACAATTCTCAGCTCAATCCCGAAAATCATGTTAAAGAGGCTTTAAAAGCCCTAGAAATGCTTAAGAAAGAAGAGGAATCAATAAGCTGA
- a CDS encoding helix-turn-helix domain-containing protein yields the protein MIKKVDVKIVHEDCWTHHMPYDAYTINLQVYPDKNYLRSRIMVNSTDKDTIKMMKDHKSVVKVMNISKLKDGYYVDFLNTYKGSIAGVLYDKEVLILGNKIKGNSELWSFVTYSKNLTELFEELRSLGKIEEIRTEDFNPSFTLDLTDMERKVLMVALSKGYLDYPRRANADEIARLLNISKVTFLYHLRNAQKKIITYLLKSAY from the coding sequence ATGATTAAAAAAGTAGATGTAAAAATAGTTCATGAAGATTGTTGGACACATCATATGCCATATGATGCATATACAATTAATCTACAAGTCTATCCAGACAAGAATTACTTACGAAGTAGAATTATGGTTAATTCAACAGATAAAGATACAATAAAAATGATGAAAGATCATAAAAGCGTAGTGAAAGTTATGAACATAAGCAAACTTAAAGATGGTTACTATGTAGATTTTCTCAATACTTATAAAGGTTCTATTGCTGGAGTACTATATGATAAAGAAGTGTTAATATTAGGGAACAAAATAAAAGGGAATTCTGAGTTATGGAGCTTTGTCACTTACAGTAAAAATTTAACTGAATTATTTGAAGAGTTAAGAAGTCTGGGTAAAATAGAAGAGATAAGGACTGAAGATTTTAACCCCTCTTTTACTCTAGATTTAACCGATATGGAAAGAAAAGTTTTAATGGTGGCTTTATCAAAAGGTTATCTTGATTATCCAAGAAGAGCTAACGCTGATGAAATCGCTAGGTTATTGAATATTAGCAAAGTTACTTTTCTTTATCATTTAAGAAATGCACAGAAAAAAATTATAACTTACTTGCTAAAATCAGCTTATTGA
- a CDS encoding flavin reductase family protein, whose product MAEVIKGIMRKFPLGVAIVTTLWKGELVGMTVNTFNSLSLNPPLVSFFADRMKGNDIPYKESKYFVVNFTDNEELFNIFALKPVKERFREIKYKEGIGGCPILYDSYAYIEAKLYNAIDVGDHSIIVGEVIDGYQIRDNFTPLVYMNRKYYKLSSS is encoded by the coding sequence ATGGCTGAAGTAATAAAGGGTATAATGAGGAAATTTCCTTTAGGTGTTGCTATAGTTACAACTCTTTGGAAGGGAGAACTAGTTGGAATGACAGTTAACACTTTTAACTCCCTCTCATTAAACCCTCCATTAGTTTCATTTTTTGCGGATAGAATGAAGGGAAACGATATCCCTTATAAAGAGTCAAAATATTTTGTAGTTAATTTTACCGATAATGAGGAGCTTTTTAATATCTTTGCACTTAAACCAGTTAAAGAAAGATTTAGGGAAATAAAATATAAGGAAGGAATAGGGGGCTGTCCAATACTATACGATTCTTACGCGTATATAGAAGCTAAACTTTATAACGCTATTGATGTTGGAGATCACTCAATAATTGTAGGGGAAGTAATTGATGGTTACCAAATCAGAGATAACTTTACACCACTCGTTTATATGAATAGAAAATATTATAAGCTCTCTAGTTCGTGA
- the hpaD gene encoding 3,4-dihydroxyphenylacetate 2,3-dioxygenase produces MIDILRLSHVGVRVTDLEKARYFYVDLLGFVETEKDGDYIYLRGIDEGQHHSLVLKKADSPGLSYIGFRVRRAEELDKAKEELQKLNLKFTRFKEKGVEEAILFETPQGMPFLIYYDMEYVGDMRMKFYAHRGVSPVRLAHVNYVVKDIEDEVRFLKNFMGYYETEWFLGKDNQTREVIWLTRRGDSHEIAIAKSQKNVPGFHHETYYVHELRDVIRAADIVSSAELWDSIERGPGRHGATEGYYIYLRDFDKNRIEFFTEDYVVLDPDKWKPVVWRNEQFRYRSDFWGRPIPQSWLTEWVPVEDISTGKLKGWSI; encoded by the coding sequence ATGATTGATATCCTACGTTTATCTCATGTGGGAGTAAGAGTTACTGATCTAGAGAAAGCTAGGTATTTTTATGTAGATTTGCTAGGATTTGTAGAAACAGAAAAGGATGGAGATTATATATATTTAAGGGGTATTGATGAGGGACAGCACCATAGCTTAGTTCTTAAAAAGGCAGACTCTCCAGGTTTGTCATATATTGGATTTAGAGTCAGAAGAGCTGAGGAACTAGATAAGGCTAAAGAGGAGCTACAAAAGCTTAATCTAAAGTTCACAAGATTTAAGGAGAAAGGTGTTGAGGAAGCCATACTCTTTGAGACTCCTCAAGGTATGCCATTTCTAATCTATTACGATATGGAATATGTTGGAGATATGAGAATGAAGTTTTATGCCCATAGGGGTGTTTCCCCAGTAAGGTTAGCGCATGTAAATTATGTAGTTAAAGATATTGAAGATGAAGTTAGATTCCTCAAAAACTTTATGGGTTATTACGAAACCGAATGGTTCTTAGGAAAAGATAATCAAACTAGAGAAGTAATTTGGCTTACTAGACGGGGAGATTCACATGAGATTGCAATTGCTAAAAGCCAAAAAAATGTTCCAGGATTTCATCATGAGACATATTATGTTCATGAATTAAGAGATGTTATTAGAGCAGCTGATATCGTTTCTTCAGCAGAGCTATGGGATAGTATTGAGAGAGGTCCTGGTAGACACGGAGCCACTGAAGGTTATTATATTTATCTAAGAGATTTTGATAAAAATAGAATTGAATTCTTTACTGAGGATTATGTGGTTCTAGATCCGGATAAATGGAAACCCGTAGTATGGAGAAATGAACAATTTAGATATAGGAGTGATTTTTGGGGAAGACCAATTCCCCAATCCTGGTTAACTGAATGGGTTCCCGTGGAGGATATTTCCACGGGTAAATTAAAGGGGTGGTCTATTTGA
- a CDS encoding 4-hydroxyphenylacetate 3-hydroxylase family protein yields MIRKGEDYIKSIKAHHPVVYYEGEVVEDITEHPAFKIPVSTVAKYYDLHWDSEYSKYLRVYNPDVGEETSISFLRPRNKQDLAKLRDGLVKIYDFYRGFFGRSPDYLNVWTTVFYAHAEDYFGKHFGSKFMENMIEIYREATKNDLFYTHAIVAPMYDRSRPPSQWEDPYIQVGIVEEKPDGVIVRGAAMLSTAGPYSEMLWYLPNIRRDTDPRYAIYFSIPTETKGVKFLARRGFPPREGGEFEYPISSRFEESDAILVFDDVFVPYDRIIFFKKPELIEDLMWHTVSLRGWFNWHFVIQHYSRLKFLAGLAMAVAEAAGINNFINVQEKIGEILIYVALNEAALYASVEKAQELPNITRPDPYISISASHFNMKAVPRANEILRLISAGSSIPVPAGIKDFENPEERKLLEKYMAMKGLNALERVKLFNLLWDVIGSESGMRYEQYDRFSRGDPTIRWAQTYTEVFKDRKNEFVKLVKEIMDQMPNPKA; encoded by the coding sequence TTGATTAGGAAGGGAGAAGACTATATAAAAAGTATAAAGGCACATCATCCAGTAGTCTATTATGAGGGAGAAGTAGTAGAAGATATAACGGAACATCCAGCATTTAAAATACCAGTAAGTACAGTAGCTAAATACTACGATCTCCACTGGGATTCGGAATATTCAAAATATCTGAGAGTGTATAACCCCGATGTAGGTGAAGAGACCAGTATTAGTTTTTTGAGACCAAGAAATAAGCAAGATTTAGCAAAATTGAGAGATGGTTTAGTAAAAATATATGATTTCTATAGAGGATTTTTCGGAAGGAGCCCAGACTATCTAAATGTTTGGACGACCGTGTTTTATGCTCATGCCGAGGACTATTTTGGAAAGCATTTTGGCTCTAAATTCATGGAGAATATGATAGAGATTTATAGAGAAGCCACTAAAAATGACTTATTCTATACTCATGCAATAGTAGCGCCTATGTATGATAGATCAAGGCCACCATCTCAATGGGAAGATCCATACATACAAGTTGGGATTGTTGAAGAGAAGCCAGATGGTGTAATAGTAAGAGGGGCTGCTATGTTAAGCACTGCTGGTCCCTATTCGGAAATGCTATGGTATCTACCAAATATTAGGAGGGATACTGATCCTAGATATGCAATATATTTCTCTATTCCTACAGAAACAAAAGGTGTTAAATTCTTAGCAAGAAGAGGATTTCCTCCAAGAGAAGGAGGCGAATTTGAATACCCTATATCGTCCAGATTTGAGGAGAGCGATGCCATACTGGTCTTTGATGATGTTTTTGTACCCTATGATAGAATAATATTCTTCAAAAAACCAGAATTAATTGAAGATTTGATGTGGCATACTGTTAGTTTAAGAGGATGGTTCAACTGGCACTTTGTTATACAACATTACAGCAGGCTTAAGTTCCTTGCGGGATTAGCTATGGCTGTAGCAGAAGCTGCTGGAATAAATAATTTCATAAATGTCCAAGAAAAAATTGGAGAAATACTAATTTATGTCGCATTAAATGAGGCAGCACTTTATGCATCAGTTGAAAAGGCTCAAGAATTACCTAACATAACAAGGCCAGATCCATATATTTCTATCTCAGCAAGCCATTTTAATATGAAGGCTGTACCAAGGGCTAATGAAATTTTAAGGTTAATATCAGCTGGTTCATCAATTCCTGTTCCAGCTGGAATTAAAGATTTTGAGAACCCAGAAGAGAGGAAACTATTAGAAAAATATATGGCAATGAAAGGATTAAATGCTTTAGAGAGAGTAAAGCTATTTAACTTATTATGGGATGTTATAGGATCTGAGTCTGGAATGAGATATGAACAGTATGATAGGTTTAGTAGAGGTGATCCAACAATTAGATGGGCACAGACTTATACAGAAGTATTTAAAGATAGGAAAAATGAATTTGTAAAATTAGTTAAAGAAATAATGGATCAAATGCCAAATCCCAAAGCATAA